One stretch of Prunus persica cultivar Lovell chromosome G1, Prunus_persica_NCBIv2, whole genome shotgun sequence DNA includes these proteins:
- the LOC18789868 gene encoding carboxypeptidase A6 isoform X1 — protein MAHLLLLSSPLSISLCFFAWLQGFVVVHGNTNLTRSSFTPINRNLYHSSGDLMEEIKALVFRHPDRLTFDTIKSRNKGYSAEIAVVTYCRRRQETDDRPKFRILLSFGQHGRELITSELALRILSILSKEQFLPNLDPASLDHTLDKLLIKMVPMENINGRRIVEAGDLCERRNGRGVDLNRNWSVDWGKKEKDYDPYEENPGTAPFSEPETQIMRKVAMSFDPHIWVNIHSGMEALFMPYDHKNTTPDGVSSHQMKSLLEELNHLHCQRRCMIGSGGGSVGYLAHGTATDYMFDIVRVPMAFTFEIYGDGAASSRDCFKMFNPTDFGTFNRVLNEWSAAFFTIFKLGPNQLGENYSKTSVPTLDKWVSIDEYLDGYLVERSSRYGKKMEVLELGMQEIRTYFRLFLLSSVLLLFMFCSRISKGKCARPIVSAIAL, from the exons ATGGCTCATCTccttctcctctcctctcccttATCCATCAGTTTGTGTTTCTTTGCTTGGTTGCAAGGTTTCGTGGTCGTTCATGGCAATACTAATCTCACCCGCTCTTCTTTCACGCCCATTAATCGTAATCTCTACCATTCCAG TGGGGATTTGATGGAAGAAATAAAAGCTTTGGTCTTTCGTCACCCAGACCGGCTCACT TTCGATACAATTAAATCTCGAAACAAGGGCTACTCTGCTGAGATCGCAGTAGTTACCTATTGCCGGAGAAGGCAAGAGACTGATGACAGGCCAAAGTTTCGGATCCTTCTT AGTTTTGGACAGCATGGAAGGGAGCTCATTACATCTGAGCTTGCTTTGCGAATCCTTTCAATCTTGAGTAAAGAACAGTTTCTACCCAACCTGGACCCAGCCTCCTTAGACCATACCCTTGACAAACTCTTAATAAAG ATGGTTCCTATGGAAAACATAAATGGCCGCAGAATTGTTGAAGCAGGAGATCTCTGTGAGAGGAGAAATG GGAGAGGAGTTGATCTCAACCGTAATTGGAGCGTAGATTGGGGCAAAAAGGAGAAG GATTATGATCCATATGAGGAAAATCCTGGAACTGCTCCTTTCAGCGAACCTGAAACTCAGATAATGCGGAAAGTTGCCATGTCATTTGATCCACACATATGGGTTAATATACACTCTGGAATGGAG GCTCTATTTATGCCATATGACCATAAGAACACAACCCCTGATGGAGTTTCCTCGCACCAGATGAAGTCATTGCTTGAGGAACTCAACCATCTGCATTGCCAAAGGCGTTGCATGATTGGGTCTGGTGGAGGTTCTGTTGG GTATCTGGCACACGGGACAGCAACTGATTATATGTTTGATATTGTAAGGGTGCCAATGGCTTTCACCTTTGAG ATATATGGAGATGGAGCAGCATCATCAAGAGATTGCTTCAAAATGTTCAATCCCACCGACTTTGGTACCTTCAAT AGAGTTCTCAATGAATGGTCTGCAGcttttttcacaatttttaaaTTGGGGCCAAACCAGCTTGGTGAAAATTATTCCAAGACTTCTGTGCCCACCTTAGACAAGTGGGTATCCATAGATGAGTATCTTGACGGGTACTTAGTTGAGAGGAGTAGCAGATATGGAAAGAAGATGGAGGTGCTTGAATTAGGAATGCAGGAGATAAGAACATATTTCAGGCTCTTCTTGTTATCTTCCGTCCTGTTATTGTTCATGTTCTGTTCCAGAATTTCAAAAGGCAAGTGTGCTAGACCAATTGTTTCTGCTATTGCACTCTGA
- the LOC18789868 gene encoding carboxypeptidase A6 isoform X2: MEEIKALVFRHPDRLTFDTIKSRNKGYSAEIAVVTYCRRRQETDDRPKFRILLSFGQHGRELITSELALRILSILSKEQFLPNLDPASLDHTLDKLLIKMVPMENINGRRIVEAGDLCERRNGRGVDLNRNWSVDWGKKEKDYDPYEENPGTAPFSEPETQIMRKVAMSFDPHIWVNIHSGMEALFMPYDHKNTTPDGVSSHQMKSLLEELNHLHCQRRCMIGSGGGSVGYLAHGTATDYMFDIVRVPMAFTFEIYGDGAASSRDCFKMFNPTDFGTFNRVLNEWSAAFFTIFKLGPNQLGENYSKTSVPTLDKWVSIDEYLDGYLVERSSRYGKKMEVLELGMQEIRTYFRLFLLSSVLLLFMFCSRISKGKCARPIVSAIAL; this comes from the exons ATGGAAGAAATAAAAGCTTTGGTCTTTCGTCACCCAGACCGGCTCACT TTCGATACAATTAAATCTCGAAACAAGGGCTACTCTGCTGAGATCGCAGTAGTTACCTATTGCCGGAGAAGGCAAGAGACTGATGACAGGCCAAAGTTTCGGATCCTTCTT AGTTTTGGACAGCATGGAAGGGAGCTCATTACATCTGAGCTTGCTTTGCGAATCCTTTCAATCTTGAGTAAAGAACAGTTTCTACCCAACCTGGACCCAGCCTCCTTAGACCATACCCTTGACAAACTCTTAATAAAG ATGGTTCCTATGGAAAACATAAATGGCCGCAGAATTGTTGAAGCAGGAGATCTCTGTGAGAGGAGAAATG GGAGAGGAGTTGATCTCAACCGTAATTGGAGCGTAGATTGGGGCAAAAAGGAGAAG GATTATGATCCATATGAGGAAAATCCTGGAACTGCTCCTTTCAGCGAACCTGAAACTCAGATAATGCGGAAAGTTGCCATGTCATTTGATCCACACATATGGGTTAATATACACTCTGGAATGGAG GCTCTATTTATGCCATATGACCATAAGAACACAACCCCTGATGGAGTTTCCTCGCACCAGATGAAGTCATTGCTTGAGGAACTCAACCATCTGCATTGCCAAAGGCGTTGCATGATTGGGTCTGGTGGAGGTTCTGTTGG GTATCTGGCACACGGGACAGCAACTGATTATATGTTTGATATTGTAAGGGTGCCAATGGCTTTCACCTTTGAG ATATATGGAGATGGAGCAGCATCATCAAGAGATTGCTTCAAAATGTTCAATCCCACCGACTTTGGTACCTTCAAT AGAGTTCTCAATGAATGGTCTGCAGcttttttcacaatttttaaaTTGGGGCCAAACCAGCTTGGTGAAAATTATTCCAAGACTTCTGTGCCCACCTTAGACAAGTGGGTATCCATAGATGAGTATCTTGACGGGTACTTAGTTGAGAGGAGTAGCAGATATGGAAAGAAGATGGAGGTGCTTGAATTAGGAATGCAGGAGATAAGAACATATTTCAGGCTCTTCTTGTTATCTTCCGTCCTGTTATTGTTCATGTTCTGTTCCAGAATTTCAAAAGGCAAGTGTGCTAGACCAATTGTTTCTGCTATTGCACTCTGA
- the LOC18788795 gene encoding pentatricopeptide repeat-containing protein At5g42310, mitochondrial: MLLLPVPVPGSTRFPSFQLASPILIRHHHHHHHMFHLWSLSATTAAAVTNSSQAHLPPIPSSTSTSNSRRRSFDDDQAAVSRYDFSPLLTFLAAKSMSMSSSASSPTSLDPAEFQLAESYRAVPAPLWHSLLKSLCSSSSSDIQLAYAVVSWLQKHNLCFSYELLYSILIHALGRSEKLYEAFLLSQRQSLTPLTYNALIGACARNGDLEKALHLMSRMRQDGYRSDFVNYSLIIQSLSRSNKIDSPIMLKLYREIESESIEIDGQLYNDIIAGFAKAGEPTQAMHLLAMVQATGLSPKTATLVALISALGNCGRVVEAEAIFEEMKEGGLQPRTRAYNALLKGYVKAAQLKDAESIVSQMEKSGISPDEHTYSLLIDAYANAGRWESARIVLKEMEASNVQPNSYVFSRILASYRDRGEWQKSFQVLREMKSSGVRPDRHFYNVMIDTFGKSNCLDHVMATFERMLSEGIQPDTVTWNTLIDCHCKSGHHKRAEELFEEMHQSGCAPCATTYNIMINSFGEQQRWVEVKGLLGKMQAQGLLPNIVTYTTLVDIYGKSGRFNDAIECLEVMKSAGLKPSPTMYNALINAYAQRGLSEQALNAFRVMRADGLKPSLLALNSLINAFGEDRRDAEAFSVLQYMKENDLKPDVVTYTTLMKTLIRVDKFYKVPAVYEEMILSRCTPDRKARAMLRSALKYMKQTLR; the protein is encoded by the exons ATGCTTCTTCTTCCGGTTCCAGTACCAGGGTCGACTCGCTTCCCTTCCTTTCAATTGGCTTCTCCAATACTCatccgccaccaccaccaccaccaccatatGTTCCATTTGTGGTCTCTGTCCGCCACCACAGCCGCTGCCGTTACCAACTCATCCCAAGCCCATCTACCCCCAATTCCATCCTCAACCTCAACCTCAAACTCAAGACGGCGCTCTTTTGACGACGACCAAGCTGCCGTTTCCCGCTATGACTTCAGCCCCCTCCTCACCTTCCTCGCCGCCAAGTCAATGTCAATGTCATCTTCCGCCTCCTCCCCAACCTCACTCGACCCAGCCGAGTTCCAGCTCGCCGAGTCGTACCGGGCCGTGCCCGCCCCACTCTGGCACTCTCTCCTCAAATCTCtctgctcctcctcctcctccgacATACAACTAGCCTACGCCGTCGTTTCCTGGCTCCAAAAGCACAACCTCTGCTTCTCCTACGAACTCCTCTACTCCATCCTCATCCACGCCCTCGGCCGCTCCGAGAAACTCTACGAGGCTTTCTTGCTCTCCCAGCGACAATCCTTAACACCGCTCACCTACAATGCTCTCATCGGCGCTTGTGCCCGCAATGGCGACCTCGAGAAGGCCCTCCATTTGATGTCCCGCATGCGCCAAGACGGTTATCGCTCCGACTTCGTCAATTACAGCTTGATCATTCAATCCCTCTCCCGCTCCAACAAGATTGATTCCCCCATTATGCTCAAGCTCTACCGGGAGATTGAGTCCGAGAGCATTGAGATTGATGGCCAGCTCTACAACGACATCATTGCTGGTTTCGCAAAAGCCGGTGAGCCCACGCAGGCTATGCATCTGCTCGCCATGGTCCAGGCCACTGGCTTGAGCCCCAAAACCGCCACTCTGGTTGCCCTCATCTCCGCCCTGGGGAATTGCGGTAGGGTGGTTGAAGCCGAAGCTATCTTCGAGGAGATGAAAGAAGGAGGATTGCAGCCCAGGACCAGGGCTTACAATGCCCTGCTCAAAGGCTATGTAAAGGCTGCTCAATTGAAAGACGCCGAATCCATCGTGTCTCAGATGGAGAAGAGCGGCATTTCACCCGATGAGCACACATACAGCCTGCTCATTGATGCCTATGCGAATGCGGGGAGGTGGGAAAGCGCAAGAATTGTGCTGAAAGAGATGGAAGCCAGCAATGTGCAGCCTAATTCCTATGTTTTCAGTAGGATCTTAGCGAGCTACCGTGATAGAGGAGAGTGGCAAAAGTCGTTCCAAGTATTGAGGGAGATGAAGAGCAGCGGGGTAAGACCCGACAGGCATTTTTACAATGTCATGATTGACACATTTGGAAAGTCCAACTGTCTTGATCATGTTATGGCTACCTTTGAAAGGATGCTATCCGAGGGAATTCAACCCGACACCGTCACCTGGAATACGCTTATAGATTGTCATTGCAAGTCAGGCCACCATAAAAGGGCAGAGGAATTATTTGAGGAAATGCACCAAAGTGGGTGCGCCCCTTGCGCCACCACCTATAACATCATGATAAATTCCTTTGGGGAGCAGCAGAGATGGGTTGAGGTGAAGGGCTTGTTGGGGAAGATGCAGGCTCAGGGTTTACTGCCCAACATAGTTACCTATACCACCCTAGTTGATATTTATGGAAAGTCGGGGAGATTTAATGATGCAATAGAGTGCTTGGAGGTCATGAAGTCTGCAGGCTTGAAACCATCCCCGACTATGTACAATGCCTTAATTAATGCCTATGCACAAAGA GGTTTGTCTGAGCAAGCACTGAATGCATTTAGGGTCATGAGAGCAGATGGCTTAAAACCCAGTCTCTTAGCTCTCAATTCATTAATCAATGCATTTGGTGAAGATAGAAGGGATGCTGAGGCCTTTTCTGTGTTGCAGTACATGAAGGAAAAT GACCTGAAACCAGATGTAGTTACATATACTACACTTATGAAAACCCTTATCCGTGTTGATAAATTTTACAAG GTTCCAGCTGTGTATGAAGAAATGATTCTGTCTAGATGCACTCCAGATAGGAAAGCCAGGGCAATGTTGCGGTCTGCTCTGAAATACATGAAACAGACACTCAGATGA
- the LOC18791587 gene encoding uncharacterized protein LOC18791587, which translates to MDKAHPLSTPMVVWSLDTKKDPYRQKGDDKMILDQEVPYLIAIGALFYLAQCTRPDIAFSVNLLARMRFFQKSHKFKKGTEVSSNTAAAWYFPWTVLHALNLCKRENPPHPPLHCAPSPTVYVCGGGVVDGKSTATRILGNKELVNPLVLGFPSLLDSLEAAMLTNMYSLTVKPSFFLPKFSTSSSSASSSSVHFWAGSCSSSVTFRIKTKNRGSRLRIHAYESSKSDSPNASGDSKPPNGTLPKSRREILLEYVKNVQPEFMELFVKRAPQQVVDAMRQTVTNMIGTLPPQFFAVTVTTVAENLAQLMYSIMMTGYMFQNAQYRLELQQGLEPVALPDVQDKKDAPDYAPGTQKNVSGEVIRWNNVSGPERIDAKKYIELLEAEIEELNHQVGRKSASGQNELLEYLKSLEPQNLKELTSSAGDDVVVAMNTFIKRLLAVSDPGQMKTSVTETSAPELAKLLYWLMVVGYSLRNIEVRFDMERVLGTPPKLAELPPGENV; encoded by the exons ATGGATAAAGCCCAtccacttagcactccaatggtcgtttggtcgcttgacactaagaaagaTCCATATCGTCAAAAAGGGGATGATAAAATGATCCTTGACCAagaagtaccatatcttaTTGCAATAGGTGCTTTATTTTACTTAGCACAATGTACCAGACCAGACATAGCATTTTCagtaaatctgttagcaag GATGagatttttccaaaaatcccacaaatttaaaaaagggaCAGAGGTATCATCCAATACTGCAGCCGCATGGTACTTTCCATGGACTGTATTACACGCTCTCAATTTATGCAAACGTGAAAACCCTCCTCATCCACCCCTGCACTGTGCACCCTCACCCACTGTGTATgtgtgtggtggtggtgttgttgATGGCAAGAGCACAGCAACAAGGATATTAGGGAACAAGGAATTAGTAAATCCCTTAGTTTTGGGTTTTCCAAGTTTATTGGATTCTTTGGAGGCTGCTATGCTAACTAACATGTATTCGTTGACGGTGAAGCCCTCTTTCTTTTTACCAAAATTTTCTACTTCTTCTTCGtcggcttcttcttcttctgtacATTTTTGGGCTGGGTCGTGTTCTTCTTCGGTTACCTTCCGAATAAAGACAAAAAACAGAGGAAGCAGGTTGAGAATTCACGCTTACGAGTCTTCAAAGAGCGACAGTCCCAATGCGTCTGGCGATTCCAAGCCTCCCAACGGCACTCTG CCAAAGAGCAGGAGAGAAATTCTTTTGGAGTATGTCAAAAATGTGCAGCCAGAATTCATGGAGCTCTTTGTAAAAAGGGCACCCCAGCAG GTGGTTGATGCAATGCGCCAAACAGTCACAAACATGATTGGAACTCTACCCCCACAATTTTTTGCAGTCACAGTGACCACC GTTGCCGAAAACCTTGCACAACTCATGTACAGTATCATGATGACTGGATATATGTTTCAGAATGCACAGTACAGGTTGGAACTCCAGCAAGGTTTAGAGCCAGTTGCTCTTCCTGATGTGCAAGATAAAAAG GATGCACCAGATTATGCACCTGGGACACAGAAGAATGTGTCAGGTGAAGTTATTAGGTGGAATAATGTTTCTGGCCCCGAGAGAATAGATGCTAAGAAGTACATTGAGTTACTTGAAGCAGAGATTGAGGAACTAAATCATCAAGTTGGGAGGAAATCTGCGAGTGGACAAAATGAACTGTTGGAGTATCTCAAGTCTCTTGAGCCCCAAAATTTAAAG GAGTTGACAAGCAGTGCTGGAGACGATGTTGTGGTTGCAATGAATACATTCATCAAGCGGCTTTTGGCTGTTTCAGATCCTGGCCAAATGAAG acaagtgtaaCAGAGACAAGTGCACCGGAACTTGCCAAACTGCTGTATTGGCTGATGGTTGTGGGATACAGCCTTCGCAATATTGAAGTTCGTTTTGATATGGAAAGAGTACTTGGGACTCCTCCAAAGCTCGCAGAATTGCCTCCAGGAGAAAATGTTTAA